Proteins from one Bartonella sp. HY328 genomic window:
- a CDS encoding LysR substrate-binding domain-containing protein — MKIPSLNGLRAFEVSARHLNFRLAAEELSVTQGAVAQKVRALEQEIGINLFDRLPRGLALTSAGIVYAEKMHAIFSQISQATQDIKPQPMQLTISVTPTFASKWLLPRLPDFTKAYCDIDLNILATDRLSNLATDSVDIAFRYGAPPFGKELNAVKFLDQTLVAVVSPLLLNNIGNPQVKDNFMQYQLLHDIHDGWPQFIEKFFDSPRPDIRRHLHFSQTSLAIDAALAGQGIALISFGFVKKDLEAGRLVFAFPYQMQMDKAFYILYLKHSAKRSLIEKVKHWLLVQSD; from the coding sequence ATGAAAATTCCATCTCTTAACGGTCTTCGTGCCTTTGAAGTATCGGCGCGTCATCTCAATTTTCGGCTCGCAGCTGAAGAATTATCGGTAACTCAAGGTGCTGTTGCCCAAAAAGTGCGTGCACTTGAACAGGAAATCGGTATTAATCTATTTGATCGCTTGCCGCGTGGGCTTGCACTAACAAGTGCCGGCATCGTTTATGCCGAAAAAATGCATGCTATTTTTTCGCAAATTAGCCAAGCAACCCAAGATATTAAGCCCCAGCCTATGCAGCTAACAATAAGCGTCACACCGACATTTGCATCTAAATGGCTATTGCCGCGCCTGCCAGATTTTACAAAAGCCTATTGTGATATTGATCTTAATATTCTTGCAACTGATAGACTATCCAACCTTGCAACGGATAGCGTAGATATCGCCTTTCGTTATGGTGCGCCACCCTTTGGCAAAGAGCTAAATGCAGTAAAGTTTCTCGATCAAACCTTGGTGGCAGTTGTAAGCCCTCTTTTATTGAACAATATAGGCAATCCCCAAGTGAAGGATAATTTTATGCAATATCAATTATTGCATGATATTCATGACGGATGGCCACAATTTATTGAAAAATTTTTTGACAGTCCGCGCCCAGATATAAGGCGTCATCTGCATTTTAGCCAAACATCGCTTGCAATAGACGCAGCCCTTGCGGGACAAGGCATCGCTTTAATTAGCTTTGGTTTTGTAAAAAAAGATTTGGAAGCGGGTCGCCTTGTTTTTGCTTTTCCATATCAAATGCAAATGGACAAGGCCTTTTATATCTTATACCTCAAACATAGTGCAAAAAGATCTTTAATCGAAAAAGTAAAGCATTGGCTGCTTGTTCAATCAGACTAA
- a CDS encoding NADAR family protein has product MSHFTKMPPWLANKNLPFEQTTSISIVNAFRGWLNSLPIDQKDSYQKHFCPPIPLRNIYQQDNWHNDEDYLTHNDYKIFDWQKFRKSNLTLKSLGESPKKQKFLFFWGHRPAAHSIITKSCFSQWWVEDFKIGNEVFCCMEQYMMASKARLFGDEAMRQLIMANKDPKSIKALGRGVRGFDETIWDKFKYSIVSNGNYYKFLQNSSLMDFILSTSNRILVEASPYDKVWGIGLQESDENIENPKFWQGENLLGFALTQIRDDLAVVAQNS; this is encoded by the coding sequence ATGTCGCATTTTACGAAGATGCCGCCATGGTTGGCAAATAAAAATTTGCCTTTTGAGCAAACGACCAGCATATCAATAGTAAATGCATTTCGTGGCTGGTTAAACTCCTTACCCATTGATCAAAAAGATAGCTACCAAAAGCATTTTTGCCCACCAATACCCTTGCGCAATATTTACCAGCAAGACAACTGGCATAATGATGAGGATTATCTCACTCACAATGACTATAAAATATTTGATTGGCAAAAATTTCGTAAATCGAATTTAACACTCAAAAGCCTAGGTGAGAGCCCTAAAAAGCAAAAATTCTTGTTCTTTTGGGGACATCGACCAGCGGCTCATTCAATCATAACCAAATCTTGTTTTAGCCAATGGTGGGTCGAAGATTTCAAGATTGGTAATGAGGTTTTTTGCTGTATGGAACAGTATATGATGGCGTCAAAGGCAAGGCTTTTTGGCGATGAAGCTATGCGACAATTAATTATGGCAAATAAGGATCCCAAATCAATTAAAGCATTGGGTCGCGGCGTGCGCGGTTTTGATGAAACTATTTGGGATAAGTTCAAATATTCAATTGTAAGCAATGGCAATTATTATAAATTTTTGCAAAATAGCTCTTTAATGGATTTCATCCTTTCGACCAGTAATCGCATCTTAGTAGAAGCAAGCCCTTATGACAAAGTTTGGGGTATTGGACTTCAAGAAAGTGATGAAAATATTGAAAATCCTAAATTTTGGCAAGGTGAAAACCTGCTCGGATTTGCTTTAACGCAAATACGCGATGATTTGGCAGTCGTCGCCCAGAACTCTTAA
- a CDS encoding SspB family protein codes for MATDRIHYEVLVQDALRNVIRNVLTEVAKSGLPGEHHFFITFLTNLPGVEISKRLKERYPEQMTIVLQNQFWDLKVDDKEFSVTLSFGDVPEYLKIPFVAVQGFYDPAAAFEASFDLPEMVISSLDDDEEEILIEKDDGEAVPVITIMAQEKPTDEGTKKVQKSESRDAGDGKEKASADVVSLDAFRKK; via the coding sequence ATGGCAACAGATCGTATCCATTATGAAGTGCTTGTACAGGATGCATTGCGCAATGTTATCCGCAACGTACTGACCGAAGTGGCAAAATCTGGCTTGCCAGGTGAGCACCATTTTTTCATTACATTCTTAACCAATTTGCCTGGAGTTGAAATTTCAAAACGCTTAAAAGAACGCTACCCAGAGCAGATGACAATTGTTTTGCAAAATCAATTTTGGGATTTAAAGGTTGATGATAAGGAATTTAGCGTCACCTTATCATTTGGCGATGTGCCAGAATATTTAAAAATACCATTTGTTGCCGTACAAGGTTTTTATGATCCTGCAGCAGCATTTGAAGCTTCATTTGACCTTCCTGAAATGGTGATTTCTAGCCTTGATGATGATGAAGAAGAAATATTAATCGAAAAAGACGATGGGGAAGCTGTTCCAGTTATCACCATTATGGCACAAGAAAAGCCAACAGATGAAGGCACTAAAAAAGTACAAAAAAGCGAAAGCCGTGACGCAGGTGATGGTAAAGAAAAAGCATCTGCGGATGTTGTATCGCTTGATGCTTTTCGCAAGAAGTAA
- a CDS encoding DUF4169 family protein has product MGDIVNLRLFKKQKERKNKEQIADQNRQIHGRTKVEKIFDKRNQDQSEKFLDRNHLQPDDKKV; this is encoded by the coding sequence ATGGGTGATATTGTTAATTTGCGCCTTTTTAAAAAACAAAAAGAGCGTAAAAACAAAGAACAAATAGCAGATCAAAATCGCCAAATTCATGGGCGAACCAAAGTTGAAAAAATATTTGATAAACGCAATCAAGATCAGTCGGAAAAGTTTTTAGATAGAAATCACTTGCAACCCGATGATAAAAAAGTCTGA
- a CDS encoding ribbon-helix-helix domain-containing protein, which yields MPNISKTDNQENNDLIATFTGLINWQNASLRKISVNLAGHSTSFSLEKPFLDILQNEAQSCQLPFAQLVRLIDDQRPTNINLSSALRLAALAIAARNMKQI from the coding sequence ATGCCCAATATTAGCAAAACGGATAACCAAGAAAACAATGATCTGATTGCAACCTTTACGGGTCTTATCAATTGGCAAAATGCCAGTTTACGCAAAATATCAGTTAATTTGGCTGGCCATTCAACCAGCTTTTCATTGGAAAAGCCATTTTTAGACATTTTGCAAAATGAAGCACAATCATGCCAATTGCCTTTTGCGCAATTGGTGCGCTTGATTGATGATCAAAGGCCAACCAATATAAACCTATCATCGGCTTTACGCTTAGCTGCTTTGGCAATTGCGGCTCGAAATATGAAGCAAATTTAA
- a CDS encoding serine/threonine protein kinase: protein MEDFEDSTTPINPLKDASALNDFNVTAVLKRDVFSETRVGYFTGDPETRIVRRIVTASPWWSRPLAWILAKREIRALHNIRGLTGVPQLIAIDKHGLFRSWSEGTPLHLARPDTKHFYKTGHKILRDLRRIGVTHNDLAKPQNWLMTPEGDASLIDFQLASFHKRRGAFYRYLAYEDFRHLIKQKRSFAPDLMTPTEWRILRKRSWPSALWLATGKKVYNFVTKGLFNWSDGEGTGDRLQSQGPEIRAVLADNPDIKDVAISVYSLPAKGVGLYVFAETDNLDEKQIRNLLRGQKVEAVQPVATLPRSETGEIRDDILRLIAMNELGELDDMLIREPQLRDIIQPILDERKNFTDRRVYEFEKERSES, encoded by the coding sequence ATGGAAGATTTTGAAGATAGTACCACCCCAATTAATCCGCTTAAAGATGCAAGTGCACTTAATGATTTCAATGTGACAGCTGTTTTAAAGCGTGACGTTTTCTCCGAAACGCGGGTTGGCTATTTTACCGGTGATCCTGAAACGCGTATAGTGCGCCGTATTGTTACAGCCTCGCCGTGGTGGTCACGCCCCTTGGCATGGATTTTAGCTAAACGCGAAATTAGGGCATTGCATAATATACGCGGTCTTACTGGTGTACCACAGCTTATTGCTATCGATAAGCATGGGCTTTTCCGCTCTTGGAGTGAAGGTACACCCTTGCATCTCGCACGTCCCGACACAAAGCATTTTTATAAAACTGGTCATAAAATATTACGCGATTTACGCCGTATCGGTGTTACTCATAATGACCTTGCCAAACCGCAAAACTGGCTGATGACACCTGAAGGCGATGCATCCTTAATTGATTTTCAATTGGCAAGCTTTCATAAGCGGCGCGGTGCGTTTTATCGTTATTTGGCCTATGAAGATTTTCGCCACCTTATTAAGCAAAAGCGCAGCTTTGCACCAGATTTAATGACACCTACCGAATGGCGCATTTTGCGTAAACGGTCATGGCCTTCAGCCCTTTGGTTGGCAACGGGTAAAAAAGTCTATAATTTTGTGACAAAGGGCCTATTTAACTGGTCTGATGGTGAGGGTACGGGCGATCGCTTGCAATCGCAAGGGCCAGAAATTCGCGCCGTTTTAGCAGATAATCCTGATATTAAAGATGTGGCAATTTCGGTCTATTCATTGCCTGCAAAGGGCGTTGGTCTTTATGTCTTCGCCGAAACCGATAATCTTGATGAAAAGCAAATCCGCAATCTTTTAAGAGGACAAAAGGTTGAGGCGGTGCAGCCAGTTGCAACGCTACCGCGCAGTGAAACCGGTGAAATTCGTGATGATATATTGCGGTTAATTGCGATGAATGAATTGGGAGAATTGGATGACATGCTTATTCGTGAGCCGCAATTACGTGATATTATTCAACCGATTTTAGATGAGCGTAAAAACTTTACGGATCGCCGCGTCTATGAGTTTGAAAAAGAACGCAGTGAAAGCTAG
- a CDS encoding cytochrome b/b6 domain-containing protein, giving the protein MSNHSQTKLLGYSTGAMILHWLIAALILLNIAGGFLMVRLGGISDSTRFYVFQWHKTLGLLVLFLTLARIAWRLMNKPPKKGPMLKVEALAASAVSIFFYGLMLAVPLLGWVVVSTTTVRIPTFLFLSPSLPWPNLPFLRDEAFSHLALNAHMVLAYAFVLLLFLHVAGAVKHSLIDRQAEFSRMLPTKRLAHLKAKALSWPVMLLVVIVPALIGVIIAQRQTISQLESRNATSNTTPIASPSNAGNWVINMDKSTLGYSLDFSGAAKQGKVGNWHADVTFAPDQLENAKAEIVLVASSISYEDSFVSGSIADPDGLDPSQYPEIRVSLDKFSANGENFIGKGNITIRGVSQPIEVPFSFTNDNGIAKVSGSAKIERLLFGIGAQNDGDGSWLGKVINVNFSLEAEEKK; this is encoded by the coding sequence ATGTCAAATCACTCGCAAACTAAGCTTTTAGGTTATAGCACTGGCGCTATGATATTGCATTGGCTTATCGCTGCGCTTATTTTGTTGAATATTGCGGGTGGTTTCTTAATGGTACGTCTTGGTGGTATTTCAGATAGTACTCGCTTTTATGTTTTCCAATGGCATAAAACCCTAGGTCTTCTAGTATTATTTTTAACCCTTGCTCGTATTGCATGGCGTTTGATGAATAAGCCGCCCAAAAAAGGCCCAATGTTAAAAGTTGAAGCATTAGCAGCAAGTGCAGTTAGTATTTTTTTCTATGGGCTAATGCTTGCAGTGCCGCTTTTGGGCTGGGTCGTTGTTTCTACAACCACCGTACGCATTCCTACCTTTCTATTTTTAAGCCCATCTTTGCCTTGGCCAAACCTGCCATTTCTACGGGATGAAGCTTTTTCCCACCTTGCATTAAATGCACATATGGTGCTTGCCTATGCCTTTGTTCTTTTGTTGTTTTTGCATGTTGCTGGCGCGGTAAAGCATTCCCTTATTGACCGTCAAGCGGAGTTTTCACGTATGTTGCCCACCAAGCGTCTTGCACATTTAAAGGCTAAAGCATTGAGCTGGCCTGTTATGCTATTAGTAGTTATTGTGCCTGCATTAATTGGCGTTATCATTGCACAACGTCAAACCATTAGCCAGTTAGAAAGTCGAAACGCCACTTCAAACACGACGCCTATCGCCTCACCATCAAATGCTGGCAACTGGGTTATCAATATGGATAAGTCAACACTTGGCTATAGTCTTGATTTTTCTGGCGCAGCAAAACAAGGTAAGGTTGGCAACTGGCATGCTGATGTAACATTTGCACCCGACCAGCTGGAAAATGCCAAGGCCGAAATCGTTCTTGTTGCAAGCTCAATTAGTTATGAAGATTCTTTTGTATCGGGTAGCATTGCTGATCCAGATGGGCTTGATCCATCACAATATCCCGAAATTCGCGTTTCTCTTGATAAATTTAGTGCCAATGGTGAAAATTTTATTGGCAAAGGTAATATTACTATTCGTGGCGTAAGCCAGCCAATAGAAGTACCATTTAGCTTTACCAATGATAATGGCATTGCTAAAGTTTCAGGAAGTGCCAAGATTGAACGCTTATTATTTGGTATTGGTGCGCAAAATGATGGAGATGGCTCTTGGCTAGGTAAAGTGATTAATGTTAATTTTTCGCTGGAAGCCGAAGAAAAGAAATAA
- a CDS encoding PA0069 family radical SAM protein, which translates to MLKIRINHNLVDNLAKADKAAFGDGRQAHANDIIEDSHMRLQAKRIKGRGAGLNPAGRFEDKSVCCFDDGWQNDEEIAPLKTTVQVEKARNIITSNNSPDLGFDRSINPYRGCEHGCIYCFARPSHSYMGLSAGVDFETQLFAKPDAAKLLEKELSKAGYKPKIIAIGTNTDPYQPIEKKWAIMREILTVLNRANHPVSIVTKSALILRDVDILSEMAQKRLVRVCISLTTLDSRLSRAMEPRAATPKRRLETIRQLHQANIPVSTLVAPVIPGLNDHEIENILEVAKEAGVHDADFVMLRLPYEVAPLFKDWLLREYPNHYRKIISILRSMRGGKDYDADWQSRMRGTGPFAELVARRFAMACQRLEIGKRRMALSFENFEPPIKSPIQLSLF; encoded by the coding sequence ATGTTAAAAATTCGGATTAATCACAATCTTGTTGATAATCTTGCAAAGGCTGATAAGGCTGCCTTTGGCGATGGTCGCCAAGCCCACGCCAATGATATTATTGAAGATAGCCATATGCGGCTTCAAGCAAAGCGTATTAAAGGGCGTGGGGCAGGGCTCAACCCTGCAGGACGCTTTGAGGATAAATCAGTTTGTTGCTTTGATGATGGCTGGCAAAATGATGAAGAAATAGCACCGCTTAAAACAACAGTTCAAGTTGAAAAAGCACGCAATATTATTACAAGCAATAATTCGCCCGATCTTGGATTTGACCGTTCTATTAATCCTTATCGTGGCTGTGAGCATGGTTGCATTTATTGTTTTGCCCGTCCCAGCCATTCTTATATGGGCTTATCAGCAGGGGTGGATTTTGAAACACAGCTTTTTGCAAAACCTGATGCAGCAAAATTGCTAGAAAAGGAATTATCAAAAGCTGGCTATAAACCGAAAATTATTGCTATTGGTACCAATACCGACCCCTATCAGCCGATTGAAAAAAAATGGGCGATTATGCGAGAAATTTTGACCGTTTTAAATAGGGCAAATCATCCGGTAAGTATTGTGACTAAATCAGCTTTGATTTTGCGTGATGTTGATATTTTAAGTGAAATGGCACAAAAACGGTTAGTGCGAGTTTGCATTTCACTTACCACATTGGATAGTAGGCTTTCACGAGCAATGGAACCAAGAGCTGCAACGCCAAAACGCCGGCTTGAAACAATAAGGCAATTACATCAAGCCAATATACCGGTTTCCACATTAGTTGCGCCAGTTATTCCCGGTTTAAATGATCATGAGATTGAAAATATATTAGAGGTTGCAAAGGAAGCGGGGGTTCATGATGCTGATTTTGTCATGCTGCGTCTGCCTTATGAGGTTGCCCCTTTGTTTAAAGATTGGTTATTGCGAGAATATCCCAACCATTATCGTAAAATTATTTCAATTTTACGCTCTATGCGTGGAGGCAAGGATTATGATGCCGATTGGCAAAGCCGCATGCGCGGCACAGGCCCCTTTGCCGAACTGGTTGCTCGCCGTTTTGCTATGGCATGTCAAAGGTTAGAAATTGGCAAGCGTCGTATGGCTCTTTCATTTGAAAATTTTGAACCGCCGATAAAATCACCCATTCAATTATCGCTATTTTAG
- a CDS encoding siderophore-interacting protein, translating into MANMDTKDSSQNASQTAKMSGHRIIRNSMTITTITKPFTSVIRVSGIVKDPDQDQWLQANNAVRIEMDAIGSAKPITRVYTIRNYCAVTNIAEIDFVVHHGQSLAMDWLSHQKMGDTIYLMGPKQHYMPDYQNGQDNVFFADDTAIPALFSIFKNWPQGIKATAYIDCAHKSAIDELPKIAGVGYKTFIRPDDCAAGTSGFLVNEALSINPTTKANLWIACEREEARQIRDHFLSGGQVAKADIKAIGYWKRGITSSIVDEKRMAHYMNLTAQGKGVEQFDEFDVKI; encoded by the coding sequence ATGGCAAATATGGACACAAAAGACAGCTCACAAAATGCAAGTCAAACTGCAAAAATGTCAGGACACAGGATCATTCGCAATAGCATGACAATTACAACAATTACCAAACCGTTTACTTCGGTGATACGTGTAAGCGGCATCGTTAAAGATCCAGACCAAGATCAATGGTTACAAGCCAATAATGCTGTACGAATTGAAATGGATGCCATTGGTAGTGCAAAGCCGATCACCCGCGTTTATACCATTCGCAACTATTGTGCTGTAACCAATATTGCAGAAATCGATTTTGTGGTTCATCACGGCCAAAGCTTAGCTATGGACTGGTTGAGTCATCAAAAAATGGGGGACACGATTTATCTTATGGGACCAAAGCAGCATTATATGCCTGATTATCAAAATGGCCAAGACAATGTATTTTTTGCCGATGATACGGCAATTCCTGCTTTATTTTCTATTTTTAAAAATTGGCCACAAGGTATAAAAGCCACAGCTTATATTGATTGCGCCCATAAATCCGCGATAGACGAATTACCAAAGATTGCAGGGGTAGGTTATAAAACCTTCATTCGCCCAGATGATTGTGCCGCTGGCACATCTGGTTTTTTAGTCAATGAAGCACTTTCGATTAACCCAACAACCAAGGCCAATCTTTGGATTGCCTGCGAGCGTGAAGAAGCGCGACAAATACGCGACCACTTTTTAAGTGGTGGGCAAGTGGCGAAAGCCGACATAAAGGCAATTGGCTATTGGAAGCGCGGCATTACATCAAGCATTGTTGATGAAAAGCGCATGGCTCATTATATGAACCTTACCGCCCAAGGCAAAGGCGTTGAACAATTTGATGAGTTTGATGTAAAAATTTAA
- a CDS encoding siderophore-interacting protein, with protein MTQENDTAPHIERVRHETKRRILKVEKIEDVTPLMRRVFVGGDDLAGFVSAAPDDHIKLFFGESELTLQSREYTPRFYDEQANLLAIDFVLHDAGPASTFALNAKQGDELVIGGPRGSALISGNINAWLLIGDETALPAIGRRVEEAPEGTDMTVVATVANEQEVQKFNTKANVTYHWVYRSVELADEPKFLLEKVKELSLQERTFIWIAAEGKVTRHLRMFFNTERHVPLNWIKAAGYWVKGFANSKEKFD; from the coding sequence ATGACCCAAGAAAATGATACAGCACCGCATATTGAGCGTGTACGCCACGAAACCAAACGCCGCATATTAAAAGTAGAAAAGATTGAAGATGTAACCCCCTTGATGCGACGCGTGTTCGTCGGCGGTGATGATCTTGCCGGTTTTGTTTCTGCCGCTCCCGATGATCATATCAAACTATTTTTTGGTGAAAGTGAACTAACTCTGCAAAGCCGCGAATATACACCGCGTTTTTATGACGAACAAGCCAACCTATTGGCAATTGATTTTGTGTTGCACGATGCTGGCCCCGCAAGTACTTTTGCATTAAATGCAAAACAGGGTGATGAGCTTGTCATTGGTGGCCCACGTGGATCAGCCTTAATTAGCGGCAATATTAATGCTTGGCTATTAATTGGCGATGAAACTGCTTTACCAGCCATTGGCAGACGGGTAGAAGAAGCGCCTGAAGGCACTGACATGACCGTTGTTGCAACAGTTGCAAATGAACAGGAAGTGCAAAAATTTAATACAAAAGCCAATGTGACTTATCATTGGGTTTACCGCTCTGTTGAGCTTGCTGATGAACCTAAATTCCTTCTTGAAAAGGTTAAGGAACTAAGTTTACAAGAGCGGACATTTATCTGGATTGCAGCTGAAGGAAAGGTAACACGCCACTTGCGCATGTTCTTTAATACCGAACGACATGTACCACTAAACTGGATTAAAGCTGCGGGTTATTGGGTAAAAGGCTTTGCCAATTCTAAAGAAAAATTTGATTAA
- a CDS encoding L,D-transpeptidase: MHNSIGLRPIRSAISRTFFLGVLAVGLGACTTTGTTPIDGQQTTKATIKPQSFIEGNKPLDERYGPDRDEPFKVKPIPNGVIPEKFQRTVVAYPSREAPGTIIVEPANHYLYFIAGNGKAIRYGVSVGAAGLGFQGEADLKVKRKWPRWIPTKDMIARAPERYKKFENGVDGGPSNPLGARALYLYQNNVDTYYRIHGTTQPSSIGKSVSAGCIRMANPDVIDLFARVRTGAKVIVR, from the coding sequence ATGCATAATAGCATTGGTTTACGACCAATCAGGTCGGCGATTTCTCGCACGTTTTTTTTAGGTGTGTTAGCAGTTGGTTTGGGCGCGTGTACAACAACTGGTACAACGCCAATTGATGGGCAGCAAACAACTAAAGCAACTATCAAACCACAAAGTTTTATTGAAGGGAATAAGCCACTTGATGAGCGTTATGGCCCTGATAGAGATGAGCCGTTTAAGGTAAAGCCAATCCCTAATGGTGTTATCCCTGAAAAGTTCCAACGTACGGTTGTTGCTTATCCATCACGCGAAGCGCCGGGCACAATTATTGTTGAGCCAGCCAACCACTATCTATATTTTATTGCAGGTAATGGCAAAGCTATTCGCTATGGTGTGAGTGTAGGTGCCGCAGGGCTGGGCTTCCAAGGTGAAGCAGACCTTAAAGTAAAACGTAAATGGCCACGTTGGATTCCAACCAAGGATATGATTGCCCGTGCACCAGAACGCTATAAGAAGTTTGAAAATGGTGTTGATGGCGGACCAAGCAATCCACTTGGAGCGCGCGCGCTTTATCTTTACCAAAATAACGTTGATACCTATTATCGCATTCACGGTACAACTCAACCATCAAGCATTGGTAAATCAGTGTCAGCTGGTTGCATCCGTATGGCAAATCCAGATGTAATTGATCTTTTTGCCCGTGTGCGTACCGGGGCAAAAGTTATCGTACGTTAA
- a CDS encoding D-alanine--D-alanine ligase → MNNKHVAVLMGGFSSERPVSLSSGNACADALEALGFQVTRLDVDTNVADRLAQLRPDIAFNALHGPFGEDGTIQGILEFLRIPYTHSGVLASALAMDKARAKIIASAAGVKVAPSRVMDRHDIGNVHPINPPYVVKPVKEGSSFGVVIVLEGQNTPPASLGAADWPYGDEVIVEQYIPGREFTCGVLGERVLDVCEIVPNASYKFYDYDAKYAQGGSIHVCPAEISSNIYQNIQRMSLLAHQAIGCRGVSRSDFRFDEKTGDLIWLEVNTQPGMTPTSLVPDMAKVSGLTFGDLVQWIVEDASCMR, encoded by the coding sequence GTGAACAACAAACATGTTGCTGTGCTTATGGGTGGTTTTTCATCTGAGAGACCAGTTAGCCTGTCATCAGGCAATGCTTGTGCCGATGCACTTGAAGCCCTTGGTTTTCAAGTGACACGCCTTGATGTTGATACCAATGTTGCTGATCGCCTTGCCCAGCTACGCCCTGATATTGCTTTTAATGCGCTGCATGGTCCTTTTGGTGAAGATGGCACAATTCAAGGCATTTTAGAGTTTTTGCGTATTCCTTACACCCATTCTGGCGTACTCGCCTCGGCTCTTGCTATGGATAAAGCGCGCGCTAAAATAATTGCTAGCGCGGCTGGCGTTAAGGTTGCCCCGTCTCGGGTTATGGATCGCCATGATATCGGCAATGTTCACCCTATTAATCCACCCTATGTGGTTAAGCCGGTTAAAGAAGGTTCAAGCTTTGGCGTCGTTATCGTCTTGGAAGGCCAAAATACACCGCCAGCATCATTAGGTGCCGCAGATTGGCCTTATGGAGATGAGGTCATCGTTGAGCAATATATTCCCGGCCGCGAATTTACATGCGGTGTTTTAGGCGAACGCGTACTTGATGTGTGCGAAATTGTGCCTAACGCTAGCTATAAATTCTATGATTATGATGCAAAATATGCACAAGGTGGATCAATTCACGTCTGCCCTGCGGAAATTTCATCAAATATTTACCAAAATATACAAAGAATGTCCTTACTAGCCCATCAAGCAATTGGTTGTCGTGGGGTAAGTCGTTCCGATTTTCGTTTTGATGAAAAAACAGGTGATCTCATCTGGCTTGAAGTCAATACCCAACCTGGTATGACTCCAACCTCCCTAGTTCCTGATATGGCTAAAGTTTCCGGTCTCACTTTTGGAGACTTGGTGCAATGGATAGTGGAGGATGCGTCGTGCATGCGCTAA
- a CDS encoding cell division protein FtsQ/DivIB has protein sequence MDSGGCVVHALNSNFKQNLKTTLKNRAIKVSRRLKGVVLRFTSGHIAIARHSGSFAVLALLSTTIIYGTYAGNHTDDAVKLATSSLGFAVEKVDVKGNYFTSEIDVLGAIGLDGDTSIIGYDVDKVRDELKALPWVKSVTVQKIYPDRLNVMVSEHQPLALWQHNGEVDIVDKDGNVIIPYRPGFSRRLPLIVGNGAQNNAQDFLNAMDEFPSIKERVRAYIRIGDRRWDIVLDNGVRVKLPENNFDKRLTQMLEMDKKDGLLSRDILSVDLRLDDRVTVALTDDALKRRAETVKELEKREKARKAGRA, from the coding sequence ATGGATAGTGGAGGATGCGTCGTGCATGCGCTAAATAGCAATTTCAAGCAGAACTTGAAAACAACACTTAAAAACCGCGCAATTAAGGTGTCGCGGCGTTTAAAAGGTGTTGTCTTGCGTTTTACTTCTGGACATATTGCTATAGCACGCCATAGCGGCTCTTTTGCCGTTTTAGCCTTATTAAGTACCACCATTATTTATGGCACCTATGCTGGCAACCACACCGATGATGCAGTAAAGCTTGCTACATCATCGCTTGGCTTTGCCGTTGAAAAAGTTGACGTTAAAGGAAACTATTTCACCTCTGAAATTGATGTTCTTGGCGCAATTGGACTAGATGGCGATACTTCAATCATCGGTTATGATGTTGATAAAGTGCGCGATGAGTTAAAGGCATTACCTTGGGTAAAGTCCGTGACTGTGCAAAAAATCTATCCAGATCGTCTTAACGTCATGGTAAGCGAACATCAACCGCTGGCTCTTTGGCAGCATAATGGTGAAGTTGATATTGTTGATAAGGATGGTAATGTCATTATTCCTTATCGCCCTGGATTTAGCCGTCGCTTACCGTTGATTGTTGGTAATGGCGCCCAAAATAATGCACAAGATTTTCTTAATGCGATGGATGAATTTCCAAGCATTAAAGAAAGAGTTCGCGCTTATATTCGCATCGGCGATCGCCGCTGGGATATTGTGCTCGATAATGGTGTGCGGGTTAAATTGCCCGAAAATAATTTTGATAAGCGGCTTACGCAAATGCTTGAAATGGATAAAAAGGACGGACTTTTGTCACGTGATATATTAAGTGTTGATTTACGCCTTGATGACCGCGTAACAGTTGCCTTGACCGATGATGCATTAAAGCGGCGCGCTGAAACAGTTAAAGAGTTAGAAAAGCGTGAAAAAGCACGCAAAGCGGGGCGAGCATGA